In a genomic window of Sarcophilus harrisii chromosome 4, mSarHar1.11, whole genome shotgun sequence:
- the CLDN20 gene encoding claudin-20 gives MASAGLQLIAFILALSGICGIIIATLLPNWKVNVNVGSNIITAIIQLQGLWMDCTWFSTGMFSCTLKHSILSLPVYVQTARTTMVLSCILSALGICISTVGMKCTRLGGDRETKNRTTFAGGVCFILSGVCGLIPTSWYMKEIISNFWDPTVPEHNKHEPGGAIYLGIISTALLLVAGVIFCTSCLKRHQEARHYPPSQQDILTTQSENNAGYNLKDYV, from the coding sequence ATGGCATCAGCAGGTCTACAGCTCATTGCTTTTATTCTAGCCTTATCTGGCATTTGTGGCATAATTATAGCTACACTATTGCCAAACTGGAAGGTAAATGTAAATGTGGGCTCAAATATCATAACAGCTATTATTCAACTTCAAGGGCTGTGGATGGACTGCACATGGTTCAGCACCGGGATGTTCAGTTGCACACTGAAGCACTCAATCCTATCCCTCCCTGTCTATGTGCAGACTGCACGGACCACCATGGTATTGTCTTGCATCCTCTCAGCTTTGGGGATTTGCATTTCTACAGTTGGCATGAAATGTACACGGTTAGGAGGGGATAGAGAAACCAAAAATCGTACTACTTTTGCCGGAGGAGTATGTTTTATTCTCTCAGGGGTATGTGGTTTAATACCTACATCATGGTACATGAAGGAGATCATTTCAAATTTTTGGGATCCAACAGTCCCAGAGCACAATAAGCATGAACCTGGAGGAGCTATTTACCTTGGAATTATTTCAACAGCATTACTACTTGTAGCAGGTGTGATTTTCTGCACTTCCTGTTTAAAAAGACATCAAGAAGCTAGGCACTATCCTCCCTCTCAGCAGGATATCTTAACTACTCAGTCAGAGAACAATGCAGGATATAACCTGAAGGATtatgtataa